The following proteins are encoded in a genomic region of Dokdonia donghaensis DSW-1:
- a CDS encoding type IA DNA topoisomerase, which yields MADLPSKELGVDVDGDFTPKYKVSDDKKKVVRNLKSLANKAEMVWLASDEDREGEAIAWHLEQELGLTPDRTKRIVFHEITKTAILRAIENPRKIDYDLVNAQQARRVLDRLVGYELSPVLWRKVKGGLSAGRVQSVSVRLIVEREREVLGFEPKASYRVDAEFTTQDGKSFKAKLPKNITTKKQAKAFLEKTLVLLLK from the coding sequence ATTGCAGACCTTCCCTCTAAGGAGTTAGGTGTTGATGTAGATGGAGATTTTACTCCAAAATATAAAGTCTCAGACGATAAGAAAAAGGTGGTGAGAAATCTTAAGTCTCTTGCAAATAAAGCAGAGATGGTGTGGCTCGCTAGTGATGAGGATCGCGAGGGAGAGGCTATAGCCTGGCACTTAGAACAAGAGCTTGGGTTAACACCAGACCGTACAAAACGTATTGTTTTTCACGAGATTACAAAGACGGCTATATTAAGAGCTATTGAGAACCCTCGTAAGATTGATTATGATCTTGTAAATGCACAACAAGCGCGTAGAGTGCTTGATAGATTAGTGGGGTATGAGCTCTCTCCAGTATTATGGAGAAAGGTAAAAGGAGGTCTTTCGGCCGGACGTGTACAATCTGTTTCAGTAAGACTTATTGTAGAGCGCGAGCGTGAGGTTTTAGGTTTTGAGCCTAAAGCATCGTATAGAGTAGATGCAGAGTTTACTACGCAAGATGGAAAGTCTTTTAAAGCAAAACTTCCTAAAAATATAACTACCAAAAAACAGGCAAAGGCTTTTCTTGAGAAAACCTTAGTGCTACTTTTAAAGTAG